In bacterium 336/3, the following proteins share a genomic window:
- a CDS encoding glucose-1-phosphate thymidylyltransferase, with translation MKVIIPVAGAGMRLRPHTHTQPKTLVPIAGKPILAHIVDDLISYGFKEFVFVLGYMGEKVEDFIKTHYQNKIEAEFVTQEPREGSAHALWVAKHTYEKEQDILIVLGDTIAPLDYKSLLKNKNSVVGIKKVSNPMLFGIVQVGKKGEVISLIEKPKIPKSNLALVGVYKVKNIPLFLEGIHFLMQKNKKNQNEYYLTDVLMYMVEKGENIQTMTVEHWYDCGKRETLLEANAILLNKSEFKNTVNTYPNTIIIPPVSIGVNCQINNSIIGPNVAIGEDTILENAIVSNSIIGSYSELSNVVLKDSIVGNDSSLKGESYVLSIGDNAEINL, from the coding sequence ATGAAAGTAATTATTCCTGTGGCGGGAGCTGGCATGCGTTTGCGTCCGCATACACACACACAACCCAAAACCCTTGTTCCTATTGCAGGAAAGCCCATTTTGGCTCACATCGTTGATGATTTAATTAGCTATGGCTTCAAAGAGTTTGTATTTGTGTTGGGGTACATGGGCGAAAAAGTAGAAGATTTTATCAAAACGCATTACCAGAATAAAATAGAAGCCGAATTTGTAACACAAGAACCCAGAGAAGGTTCTGCTCATGCTTTGTGGGTAGCAAAACATACTTACGAAAAAGAACAGGATATTCTGATTGTACTCGGTGATACCATTGCCCCATTAGATTACAAAAGCCTTTTGAAAAATAAAAATTCGGTGGTGGGTATTAAGAAAGTGAGTAATCCAATGCTTTTCGGAATTGTGCAAGTAGGTAAAAAAGGTGAAGTAATCAGTTTGATAGAAAAACCCAAAATCCCAAAATCGAATCTGGCACTTGTGGGCGTGTATAAAGTGAAAAATATTCCTCTTTTTTTAGAAGGAATACACTTTTTGATGCAGAAGAACAAGAAAAACCAAAATGAATACTACCTCACAGATGTACTGATGTACATGGTCGAAAAAGGTGAAAACATCCAAACTATGACCGTAGAACATTGGTACGATTGTGGGAAACGTGAAACGCTTCTAGAAGCCAATGCCATTTTGCTCAATAAATCGGAATTTAAAAACACAGTCAATACTTATCCCAACACCATTATTATCCCTCCTGTGAGTATTGGTGTAAATTGCCAAATCAATAATTCTATTATTGGACCTAATGTGGCAATTGGTGAGGATACTATTCTTGAGAATGCGATTGTATCGAACTCTATTATAGGCTCTTACAGTGAACTCTCGAATGTGGTTCTCAAAGATTCTATCGTAGGAAATGACAGCTCCCTGAAAGGCGAAAGCTATGTTTTGAGTATTGGAGATAATGCAGAGATTAATTTGTAG
- a CDS encoding fumarylacetoacetase, translated as MATIKANNPALKTWIKVPKNSDFPIQNIPFGIFSYQGSSPRACTRIGDTVIDLSVLVELGFFDKLRLDDSSVFHAEVLNDFIALGKPIWRKTREHLSSLFQEDNTLLKDDKEAQKQAFYPADKVKMHLPVQIGDYTDFYSSIEHATNVGTMFRDPKNALLPNWKHLPVGYHGRASSIVVSGTDIHRPKGQIKPADVELPFFTPTRQLDFELEVAFIVGGNTQMGEIVTTENAEDHIFGLVLFNDWSARDIQAWEYVPLGPFLAKNFASTISPWIVTLDSLEPFRTATPKQNPEVLDYLKFKGKKNFDINLEVLIAPDKSKESLICKSNFKYMYWNMSQQLAHHTVGGCNMRVGDMCASGTISGSSPDSYGSLLELTWRGTKPLKLKDGSERKFIEDGDTVIIKGYGEKDGVRIGFGECVGKILPAKK; from the coding sequence ATGGCAACGATTAAGGCAAACAACCCAGCCCTCAAAACTTGGATAAAAGTCCCTAAAAACAGTGATTTCCCTATTCAAAATATTCCTTTTGGCATTTTTTCATATCAGGGCTCTAGCCCAAGAGCTTGTACTCGTATTGGCGATACAGTGATAGATTTGAGTGTTTTGGTTGAATTAGGTTTTTTTGATAAATTACGTTTGGATGATTCCTCTGTGTTTCATGCAGAAGTCCTCAATGATTTTATAGCCTTAGGAAAACCTATTTGGCGTAAAACAAGAGAACACCTCTCTTCGCTTTTTCAAGAGGATAATACGCTTCTCAAAGATGATAAAGAAGCTCAAAAACAAGCTTTTTATCCCGCTGATAAGGTAAAAATGCATTTACCTGTACAAATTGGCGATTATACAGATTTTTATTCGAGTATCGAACATGCTACCAATGTAGGAACGATGTTCAGAGACCCTAAAAATGCTCTTTTACCCAACTGGAAACACTTACCTGTAGGCTATCATGGAAGGGCTTCTTCTATTGTGGTTTCTGGAACGGATATTCATCGCCCCAAAGGACAAATAAAGCCTGCTGATGTAGAATTACCATTTTTTACCCCTACTCGCCAACTCGATTTTGAATTGGAAGTAGCTTTTATAGTAGGCGGAAATACCCAAATGGGAGAAATTGTAACTACTGAAAATGCTGAGGATCATATTTTTGGTTTGGTACTTTTCAACGACTGGTCAGCAAGAGATATTCAGGCATGGGAGTATGTACCTCTCGGACCATTTTTAGCTAAAAACTTTGCATCAACCATTTCTCCTTGGATTGTAACGCTGGATTCTCTTGAGCCTTTCAGAACTGCTACACCCAAGCAAAACCCTGAAGTGTTGGACTATTTGAAATTTAAAGGCAAAAAGAATTTTGATATCAATTTAGAAGTTTTAATCGCTCCTGATAAAAGCAAAGAAAGTCTTATTTGTAAGAGCAATTTTAAATATATGTATTGGAATATGAGCCAGCAGTTAGCACACCATACTGTTGGAGGCTGTAATATGCGTGTAGGTGATATGTGTGCTTCGGGTACAATTAGTGGCTCATCTCCAGACTCTTACGGCTCTCTTTTGGAGCTTACTTGGCGAGGAACAAAACCTCTTAAACTCAAAGACGGTTCAGAGCGTAAATTTATAGAAGATGGAGATACTGTTATTATAAAAGGTTATGGAGAGAAAGATGGTGTTCGTATTGGTTTTGGTGAATGTGTTGGTAAAATTTTGCCAGCTAAAAAATAA
- a CDS encoding nitrogen fixation protein NifU, translating to MNLLERVEKALDNIRPYLETDGGNVKVLEITAENVVKLELLGSCSSCPMSIMTFKAGIEEAIRKAVPEIASIEAVNLTAMV from the coding sequence ATGAACTTATTAGAAAGAGTAGAAAAAGCCCTTGACAATATTCGCCCTTATCTGGAAACTGATGGAGGAAATGTAAAGGTTTTAGAAATTACAGCAGAGAATGTTGTAAAGTTGGAGTTGTTGGGCTCTTGTAGCAGTTGTCCTATGTCTATCATGACGTTCAAGGCAGGTATCGAAGAAGCCATCCGTAAAGCCGTTCCCGAAATTGCAAGCATTGAAGCTGTGAATTTAACAGCAATGGTGTAG
- a CDS encoding ATP-binding protein: protein MTTQQVLQALSTVQEPDLKKDLVTLNMIRDVRVEGSNVFFTVVLTTPACPLKEKIRKDCEEAIHQINPDVVVNINMTAEVTSILKSAVMPDVKNIIAVASGKGGVGKSTVTANLAIALAQMGARVGLVDADIFGPSMPIMFGIEHEVPAMEEVNGKPSIIPIEQYGVKIMSMGLIPQAKQGAVVWRGPMASKALMQFLGDTYWGELDYLLVDMPPGTSDIHLTLAQAVSVTGAIIVTTPQKVALADAQKGLAMFQQGTINIPVLGVVENMAYFTPAELPQNKYYIFGRDGGKVMAERYNVPFLGEVPLVQSIREAGDIGRPIIAQGEEDSPTYIAFKQIAENLARQVAIRNASLPQTQRVEIKV, encoded by the coding sequence ATGACTACCCAACAAGTATTGCAAGCCCTTTCTACAGTTCAGGAGCCAGACCTTAAAAAAGATTTGGTTACGCTCAACATGATTCGTGATGTACGTGTAGAAGGTAGCAATGTATTTTTTACAGTTGTTCTTACTACCCCAGCTTGTCCTCTGAAAGAAAAAATTCGCAAAGATTGTGAGGAAGCTATTCATCAAATAAACCCCGATGTTGTTGTAAACATCAATATGACAGCAGAAGTAACTTCTATCTTGAAGTCTGCTGTAATGCCTGATGTAAAAAACATCATCGCTGTTGCTTCTGGCAAAGGTGGTGTCGGAAAATCTACGGTTACAGCCAATTTAGCCATTGCACTTGCACAAATGGGTGCAAGAGTAGGCTTGGTAGATGCAGATATTTTTGGTCCTTCCATGCCTATTATGTTTGGTATCGAACACGAAGTTCCAGCTATGGAGGAAGTAAATGGTAAGCCTTCTATCATTCCTATTGAGCAATATGGCGTAAAAATTATGTCTATGGGCTTGATTCCACAAGCCAAACAAGGTGCTGTGGTTTGGAGAGGTCCTATGGCAAGCAAAGCCCTCATGCAATTTTTAGGAGATACTTATTGGGGCGAATTGGATTATTTGCTTGTAGATATGCCTCCAGGTACAAGTGATATTCATCTTACACTTGCTCAGGCTGTTTCTGTAACAGGTGCAATTATTGTAACAACCCCACAAAAAGTAGCATTGGCAGATGCTCAAAAAGGTTTGGCAATGTTCCAACAAGGTACAATCAATATTCCTGTTTTGGGTGTTGTCGAAAATATGGCTTACTTTACTCCTGCTGAACTACCTCAAAACAAATATTATATTTTTGGTAGAGATGGTGGAAAAGTAATGGCAGAACGCTATAATGTACCATTTTTGGGTGAAGTACCATTGGTACAAAGTATCAGAGAAGCTGGTGATATAGGCAGACCTATTATTGCACAAGGTGAAGAAGATTCTCCTACCTATATTGCATTCAAACAAATTGCTGAAAACTTGGCTCGCCAAGTGGCTATCCGAAATGCATCCTTACCACAAACACAACGTGTGGAAATTAAAGTTTAA
- a CDS encoding NADH dehydrogenase (Catalyzes the transfer of electrons from NADH to quinone) has protein sequence MANLVPIEKDPQLLDLIGSKKPKVEDAVYMNDLTTLNLGPTHPATHGIFQNILLMDGEKIISGESTIGYIHRAFEKIAEQRPFYQITTLTDRMNYCSSPINNMGWWMTVEKLLGVQVPQKAQYMRVILMELARISDHIICNGILGVDSGAFTGFLYIYQWREHIYDIYEEVCGARLTTNMGRIGGLERDFTDKAIAGINKILKEFPVVLKEFERLFNRNRIFMDRAIGVGAISAERALNYGFTGPNLRACGIDYDVRVNEPYSSYQDFEFDIPIGQHGDTYDRFMVRNEEMWQSLRIIQQAMDKLPKAEGKHYADDPRYYLPPKEDVYNNMEALIYHFKIVMGEIDAPVGEIYHCVEGGNGELGFYLISDGGRTPYRLHFRRPSFIYYQAYTEMCQGQLISDAIMTMSSLNVIAGELDA, from the coding sequence ATGGCAAATTTAGTACCCATTGAAAAAGACCCCCAACTCTTAGACCTGATAGGTTCTAAGAAGCCCAAAGTAGAAGATGCAGTGTATATGAACGACCTAACTACACTCAATTTAGGTCCAACACACCCTGCAACACATGGTATTTTTCAGAATATACTCCTCATGGATGGAGAAAAGATTATTTCAGGAGAATCTACCATAGGCTATATTCATAGAGCTTTTGAAAAGATAGCAGAGCAACGCCCTTTTTATCAAATAACGACTCTTACCGATCGTATGAACTACTGCTCTTCGCCCATCAACAACATGGGTTGGTGGATGACAGTAGAAAAGCTTTTGGGTGTACAAGTGCCTCAAAAGGCTCAATACATGCGTGTGATATTGATGGAACTTGCTCGTATCTCAGACCATATTATCTGTAATGGTATTTTGGGTGTGGATAGTGGAGCATTTACAGGATTTTTGTATATTTATCAGTGGAGAGAGCATATTTATGACATTTATGAAGAAGTTTGTGGAGCTAGGCTTACCACCAACATGGGTCGTATTGGTGGTTTAGAAAGAGACTTTACAGATAAAGCCATTGCAGGTATCAATAAAATACTTAAAGAATTCCCAGTTGTTCTCAAAGAATTTGAACGTCTGTTCAATAGAAACAGAATTTTCATGGATAGAGCCATTGGTGTAGGGGCTATCTCTGCTGAAAGAGCTTTAAACTACGGATTTACAGGTCCTAATTTGCGTGCTTGTGGTATCGACTACGATGTTCGTGTCAATGAGCCTTATTCAAGCTATCAGGATTTTGAATTTGATATTCCTATTGGGCAACATGGTGACACTTACGACCGTTTCATGGTGCGTAACGAAGAAATGTGGCAAAGTTTGCGTATTATCCAACAAGCTATGGATAAACTACCCAAAGCAGAAGGTAAACATTATGCTGATGACCCTCGTTATTATTTGCCTCCAAAAGAAGACGTTTATAACAACATGGAAGCCCTTATTTACCATTTCAAAATTGTAATGGGCGAAATAGATGCTCCTGTGGGTGAAATTTATCACTGTGTAGAGGGTGGTAACGGAGAGTTAGGCTTCTATTTGATTTCTGATGGTGGTAGAACGCCTTACCGTCTGCACTTCAGAAGACCAAGCTTCATTTATTACCAAGCTTACACCGAAATGTGCCAAGGACAGCTAATCTCTGATGCTATCATGACTATGAGTAGCCTCAATGTGATTGCAGGGGAATTGGATGCGTAA
- a CDS encoding alpha/beta hydrolase, translated as MKFIFPIILFVFISFSAFTQSIYSKAFGSKSNPAVVFLHGGPGYNSSVFEATTAQRLANEGFYVIVYDRRGEGRSADKNAQYNYTETIADLNTLLTQYGIKKANFIGHSFGGVVASFFAEKHPEKVNTIILAGAPINLQESFQTIIASSKKIYESKKDSVNLRYVGMLEKMDKTSLEYSSYCFAHAMQNGFYSTKTPTEEAKKLYGSFQTDTLIKKYGRLMGYQAPQGFWKNEKYTSLDLTDATKKLVAQKTKIYGIYGKEDGLYSPEQVQKLQAILGTDKLKYYENCSHNVFIDQQTEFVKQLKLWIR; from the coding sequence ATGAAATTTATTTTTCCCATTATTTTATTCGTTTTTATTTCATTTTCTGCATTTACGCAAAGTATTTATTCAAAAGCTTTTGGAAGTAAATCCAATCCTGCTGTTGTATTTTTGCATGGTGGTCCAGGGTATAATTCTAGCGTTTTTGAAGCCACTACAGCCCAACGTCTTGCCAATGAAGGCTTCTATGTTATTGTCTATGACAGGCGTGGTGAAGGCAGAAGTGCAGATAAAAATGCTCAATATAATTATACAGAAACAATTGCTGACTTGAATACCTTACTCACACAATATGGCATCAAAAAAGCTAATTTTATTGGGCATAGTTTTGGTGGAGTTGTAGCCTCTTTTTTTGCAGAAAAACATCCTGAAAAAGTAAATACCATCATTTTAGCTGGAGCACCTATCAATTTACAAGAGAGTTTTCAAACGATTATCGCCTCCTCTAAAAAAATCTATGAAAGCAAAAAGGACAGTGTCAATTTACGATATGTAGGTATGCTTGAAAAAATGGATAAAACAAGTCTTGAATATAGCTCTTACTGCTTTGCTCATGCCATGCAAAATGGGTTTTATTCAACCAAAACACCCACAGAAGAAGCCAAAAAACTGTATGGTAGTTTCCAAACAGATACGCTTATCAAGAAATATGGCAGACTGATGGGTTATCAGGCTCCACAAGGTTTTTGGAAGAATGAAAAATACACAAGCCTCGACTTGACAGATGCTACCAAAAAATTAGTGGCTCAAAAAACTAAAATTTATGGCATCTATGGCAAAGAAGATGGTTTATATTCTCCCGAGCAAGTTCAAAAATTACAAGCAATTTTAGGTACAGATAAGCTCAAATATTATGAAAATTGCTCTCATAATGTTTTTATAGACCAACAAACTGAATTTGTTAAACAATTGAAGCTTTGGATTCGATAA
- a CDS encoding glutamyl-tRNA synthetase: MKPVRVRFAPSPTGGLHIGGVRTALYNYLLAKQTGGQFLIRIEDTDQERYVEGAEDYIMEALRWVGIEADESPEKGGKHAPYRQSERKEKGIYKEYIQQLIDSGNAYYAFDTSEELTAMREKLEAAKAKNTSYNMISRMQMKNSLTLPSDEVQRRLEAGEPYVIRLKVPAKQNIRFKDLIRGWVSVESSTLDDKVLLKSDGMPTYHLANIIDDHLMEITHVIRGEEWLPSAPFHVLLYQLFGWEHPDFAHLPLILKPDLKDPKGKVIQENHGKLSKRDAESMGFPIFPLTWQGSTGYREAGYLPEAIINFLALLGWNPGTNQEIFSIEELIDTFSVERIGKSGSKFEIDKARWFNQQYLRAKSNEELVNYLKAGLDSASVDYGMFSDAQLQEICEVMKERATFPDDLWKEARYFFERPSKYDEGVVSQKWNAQTQEVIVTLKDQFANESNFDGTKAKEALHHEAEAKGLKLGQVMPVLRVALTGVGAGPDLAAIMQILGKTEVLTRLENALNTIKV; the protein is encoded by the coding sequence ATGAAACCCGTTAGAGTCCGTTTTGCACCCAGCCCCACAGGAGGGCTACACATTGGTGGTGTTCGTACTGCCTTATACAACTATTTATTAGCCAAACAAACAGGTGGACAATTTTTAATCCGTATAGAAGATACAGACCAAGAACGCTATGTAGAAGGAGCTGAAGACTATATTATGGAAGCGTTGCGTTGGGTAGGAATAGAAGCAGATGAAAGCCCCGAAAAAGGTGGTAAACATGCCCCTTATCGCCAGTCTGAAAGAAAAGAAAAAGGAATTTATAAAGAATATATACAACAACTGATAGATAGTGGAAATGCTTATTATGCATTTGATACTTCTGAAGAACTTACAGCCATGCGTGAGAAGTTAGAAGCTGCCAAAGCCAAAAATACTTCTTACAACATGATTTCACGTATGCAGATGAAAAACTCTCTTACACTGCCTTCTGACGAAGTACAACGCCGTCTGGAAGCTGGAGAGCCTTATGTGATACGTCTTAAAGTTCCTGCTAAACAAAATATTCGTTTCAAAGATTTGATTAGAGGTTGGGTTTCTGTGGAAAGCTCTACTTTAGACGACAAAGTTCTTCTAAAATCTGATGGAATGCCTACCTACCACTTGGCAAACATCATTGATGATCATTTGATGGAAATTACCCACGTCATTCGTGGTGAAGAGTGGTTGCCTTCTGCCCCATTCCATGTACTTTTATATCAGTTATTTGGTTGGGAACACCCTGATTTTGCTCATTTGCCTCTTATCTTAAAACCTGATTTGAAAGACCCTAAAGGCAAGGTAATTCAGGAAAATCATGGAAAACTCTCAAAAAGGGATGCAGAGAGCATGGGTTTCCCTATTTTTCCGCTTACTTGGCAAGGTTCTACTGGTTACAGAGAAGCAGGTTATCTGCCTGAAGCCATTATCAATTTCTTAGCTTTATTAGGCTGGAATCCAGGGACAAACCAAGAGATTTTCTCAATAGAAGAACTCATCGATACTTTTTCTGTTGAACGTATTGGCAAGTCTGGTTCTAAATTTGAAATTGACAAAGCTCGTTGGTTCAATCAACAATATTTAAGAGCTAAGAGCAATGAGGAATTGGTAAATTACTTAAAAGCTGGCTTAGATTCCGCAAGTGTAGATTATGGTATGTTTTCAGATGCTCAATTACAAGAAATCTGTGAAGTCATGAAAGAAAGAGCTACCTTCCCTGATGACCTTTGGAAAGAAGCTCGTTATTTCTTCGAACGCCCCAGCAAATATGATGAAGGTGTTGTAAGCCAGAAATGGAATGCTCAAACACAAGAAGTAATTGTAACTTTGAAAGACCAGTTCGCTAATGAAAGTAATTTTGATGGTACAAAAGCAAAAGAAGCTTTACACCATGAGGCAGAAGCCAAAGGCTTGAAACTGGGTCAAGTAATGCCTGTTTTGCGTGTAGCCCTTACAGGCGTAGGTGCAGGACCTGACCTTGCTGCCATTATGCAGATTTTGGGCAAAACTGAAGTGCTTACCCGCCTCGAAAATGCTCTGAATACGATTAAAGTTTAA
- a CDS encoding DNA topoisomerase IV, with the protein MATNPNNYNEESIKSLEPREHIRLRPGMYIGKLGDGSAQDDGIYVLVKEIIDNSIDEYTMGFGSKIEIDVTERLVKVRDYGRGIPLGKVIDCVSKINTGGKYDSSVFQKSVGLNGVGTKAVNALSAYFKVQSVRDGQTKVAEFTQGKLVNDYPVESCTDKNGTLTIFEPDDTIFKNFNFIPHYLEDQIWNYAYLNAGLKVIFNKQEYFSKNGLLDLLQRKTNEDEIRYPIIHLQGNDIEFAMTHGNQYGEEYYSFVNGQYTTQGGTHLAAFREALVKTVREFYKKDFDAADIRASVIATVSIRVQEPVFESQTKTKLGSTNIAPSDNSPTVRAFVNDFVKKSLDDFLHKNPQTAEAILKRILQSERERKDIAGIKKLANERAKKANLHNKKLRDCRIHYEDQKNEFRHETTLFITEGDSASGSITKARNPQLQAVFSLRGKPLNCFNLTKKIVYENEEFNLLQHALNIEDGLEGLRYNRIVLATDADVDGMHIRLLMMTFFLQFFPDLVRNGHLYILETPLFRVRNKQKTFYCYTEQEKQKAIRQLGGNPEITRFKGLGEISPDEFGGFIGENIRLEPVILREHTNIHKILEYYMGKNTPVRQEFIINNLRLELDEVEAEIA; encoded by the coding sequence ATGGCGACAAATCCGAATAATTACAACGAGGAAAGCATTAAATCGTTAGAGCCACGTGAGCATATTCGCTTACGCCCTGGTATGTATATTGGCAAACTGGGAGATGGTTCTGCACAAGATGATGGTATCTATGTACTTGTCAAAGAAATTATTGACAACTCCATAGATGAGTACACAATGGGCTTTGGCTCTAAAATAGAAATTGATGTTACAGAACGTTTGGTGAAGGTCAGAGACTACGGAAGAGGTATTCCGTTAGGGAAAGTGATAGATTGCGTTTCTAAAATCAATACAGGGGGTAAATACGACTCTTCAGTATTTCAGAAGTCAGTTGGCTTGAATGGTGTGGGTACAAAAGCTGTAAATGCTCTTTCTGCATACTTTAAGGTACAATCTGTACGTGATGGACAAACCAAAGTAGCTGAATTTACTCAAGGAAAGCTTGTCAATGATTATCCAGTAGAATCATGTACAGATAAAAATGGTACACTTACCATTTTTGAACCAGACGATACAATTTTCAAGAATTTTAATTTCATACCCCATTATCTTGAAGACCAGATTTGGAATTATGCATACCTCAATGCAGGTTTAAAGGTTATTTTCAATAAACAAGAGTATTTTTCTAAAAATGGATTGCTCGATTTGTTGCAACGTAAAACCAACGAAGACGAAATCCGTTATCCAATTATCCACTTACAAGGTAATGATATAGAGTTTGCTATGACACATGGCAACCAATATGGAGAAGAATACTACTCGTTTGTAAACGGACAATATACTACACAAGGTGGAACGCATTTGGCAGCTTTCAGAGAAGCTCTTGTTAAAACTGTTAGAGAATTTTATAAGAAGGATTTTGATGCAGCAGACATCAGGGCATCTGTGATTGCTACTGTGAGTATCAGAGTTCAAGAACCTGTTTTTGAATCTCAAACAAAAACAAAATTGGGTTCTACAAATATTGCCCCTTCCGATAACTCGCCCACTGTCAGAGCTTTTGTAAACGATTTTGTTAAAAAATCGTTGGATGATTTCTTACACAAAAATCCTCAAACTGCTGAAGCAATTTTAAAACGTATTTTACAATCAGAAAGAGAGCGTAAAGACATCGCAGGCATCAAGAAACTTGCTAACGAAAGGGCTAAAAAAGCTAATTTGCACAACAAAAAACTTCGTGATTGTAGAATACACTACGAAGACCAGAAAAATGAGTTTCGCCACGAAACTACTTTGTTTATTACCGAAGGGGATTCAGCAAGTGGTTCTATCACAAAAGCTCGAAATCCTCAATTACAAGCAGTTTTTTCTTTGCGTGGAAAGCCCCTAAATTGCTTCAATCTTACAAAGAAAATTGTGTACGAGAATGAAGAGTTTAATTTGCTTCAACATGCCTTAAATATTGAAGATGGTTTAGAAGGTTTGCGTTATAACAGAATTGTATTGGCTACAGATGCTGATGTGGATGGAATGCACATCCGATTACTGATGATGACATTTTTCTTGCAATTTTTCCCAGATTTAGTAAGAAATGGACATTTGTATATTCTCGAAACGCCTTTGTTTAGAGTACGCAACAAGCAAAAGACTTTCTATTGCTACACAGAACAAGAAAAACAAAAAGCTATTAGACAGCTTGGTGGAAATCCCGAAATTACTCGTTTCAAAGGACTTGGAGAGATTTCGCCTGATGAATTTGGTGGTTTTATTGGCGAAAATATTCGCCTTGAGCCTGTAATTCTCAGAGAGCATACCAACATTCATAAGATTTTGGAGTATTATATGGGTAAGAATACGCCTGTTCGTCAGGAGTTTATCATCAACAATCTCCGATTAGAACTCGATGAAGTAGAAGCTGAAATTGCTTAA
- a CDS encoding 3-dehydroquinate dehydratase, with amino-acid sequence MHIQIINGANLNLLGKREPEIYGSLTFEEYFEKLKTQYKDITLSYFQSNIEGELINKIHEIGFLADAIILNAGAYTHTSIALADAIKAVKSPVVEVHISNIFAREAFRHQSYVSAVSVGIISGLGLKGYDLAIEYLITQKQKSQ; translated from the coding sequence ATGCATATACAAATCATCAATGGAGCAAATTTGAATTTATTGGGCAAGCGAGAACCTGAAATTTATGGTTCTCTAACATTTGAAGAATATTTTGAAAAGCTCAAAACGCAATACAAAGATATTACGCTTAGTTATTTTCAGTCAAATATTGAGGGAGAACTCATTAATAAAATTCACGAAATAGGCTTCTTGGCAGATGCAATAATTCTCAATGCTGGTGCTTATACCCACACTTCTATTGCCCTTGCTGATGCCATTAAGGCTGTAAAAAGCCCTGTGGTAGAGGTTCATATCTCCAATATTTTTGCAAGAGAAGCTTTCAGACATCAGAGTTATGTTTCGGCTGTTTCAGTAGGTATTATTTCAGGATTGGGGCTTAAAGGCTACGATTTAGCCATTGAGTATTTGATTACTCAAAAACAAAAAAGCCAGTAA
- a CDS encoding transcriptional regulator has product MSKIDVLYIIDDDKIYHFTIKKTIQQIDIANNLLSFYNGEEAINFLDEAISNSQNMPDVILLDINMPVMDGWQFMESYVLLKPRIGKKIQIYMVSSSVYEEDIERAKSISDISDYIIKPITKNQLFQISEALAS; this is encoded by the coding sequence ATGTCAAAAATAGATGTTTTATACATAATTGATGATGATAAAATTTATCATTTTACAATTAAGAAGACGATACAACAGATTGATATTGCTAATAACTTATTATCATTTTACAATGGTGAAGAAGCTATCAATTTTTTGGATGAAGCCATCAGTAATAGCCAAAATATGCCTGATGTGATCCTTTTAGACATAAATATGCCTGTAATGGATGGATGGCAATTTATGGAGAGTTATGTTTTACTGAAACCTAGAATAGGTAAAAAAATACAAATCTATATGGTAAGCTCTTCTGTATATGAAGAGGATATAGAAAGAGCAAAATCTATTAGTGATATATCAGATTATATCATAAAGCCTATTACCAAAAATCAATTATTTCAAATATCAGAGGCTTTGGCTTCTTAA